A stretch of Pseudolysobacter antarcticus DNA encodes these proteins:
- the dxs gene encoding 1-deoxy-D-xylulose-5-phosphate synthase yields the protein MIDQQRYPRLARIDSPANLRELPETELTAVAAELRDYLIESVAQSGGHFGAGLGCIELTVALHYMYNTPDDRLVWDVGHQTYPHKILTGRRDRIATVKQKDGIAPFPKRDESAFDTFGVGHSSTSISAALGMAIAAQRKGDNRKVVAVIGDGGLTGGMAFEALNHGGDVEPDILVILNDNQMSISENVGALTKMLARLLASRTLNRWRERGKQMIKRGSFMYRFLKRWEEHAKGMFVPSTLFEELGFHYTGPINGHDLPMLLSTLRTLKELKGPQLLHIMTTKGKGYERAEADQIEYHAVGPFDPKLGIIKKPGSGKLTYTQVFGDWLCDMAKADSRLLAVTPAMREGSGLVRFSKEYAERYFDVTIAEQHAVTLAAGMACEGAKPVVAIYSTFLQRAYDQLIHDVALQNLDVLFAIDRAGIVGPDGATHAGSFDLSYLRCIPNMLVMAPSDENECRQMLSTGFLFDGPAAVRYPRGNGPGVAITPDLATLEIGRAELRRSGNGIALLAFGPLLAPAEIIAAELDATVVNMRFVKPLDETLLLELARSHSALVTLEDNAIAGGAGSSVSELLAAHGINTPVLHLGLADSYLEHASREQLLSEAGLDVAGILSAILKRWPQFAPAQAGLRNAV from the coding sequence ATGATCGACCAGCAACGCTATCCGCGCCTCGCGCGCATCGACAGCCCAGCCAATTTGCGCGAGCTGCCGGAAACCGAATTGACCGCCGTCGCCGCCGAGTTGCGCGATTACCTGATCGAATCGGTTGCACAAAGCGGCGGCCATTTTGGCGCCGGTCTCGGTTGCATCGAACTGACCGTCGCCTTGCACTACATGTACAACACGCCGGACGATCGGCTGGTGTGGGATGTCGGCCATCAAACCTATCCGCACAAGATTTTGACCGGCCGGCGCGATCGCATCGCCACGGTCAAGCAGAAAGATGGCATTGCACCTTTCCCCAAGCGCGACGAAAGCGCGTTCGATACCTTTGGCGTCGGTCATTCGTCGACCTCGATTTCCGCCGCGCTCGGCATGGCCATCGCGGCGCAACGCAAAGGCGACAATCGCAAGGTCGTCGCTGTCATCGGCGATGGCGGCCTGACCGGCGGCATGGCGTTTGAAGCGCTGAATCACGGTGGTGATGTCGAGCCGGATATCCTCGTGATTCTCAACGACAACCAGATGTCGATTTCGGAGAATGTTGGCGCGCTGACCAAGATGCTCGCGCGCCTGCTTGCGAGTCGCACCTTGAATCGCTGGCGCGAACGCGGCAAGCAGATGATCAAGCGCGGTTCGTTCATGTATCGTTTCCTCAAGCGCTGGGAAGAACACGCCAAGGGCATGTTCGTGCCGAGCACTTTGTTCGAAGAACTCGGTTTCCATTACACCGGTCCGATCAACGGCCACGATCTGCCGATGCTGCTGTCGACATTGCGCACTTTGAAGGAGCTGAAAGGCCCGCAGTTGCTGCACATCATGACCACGAAAGGCAAAGGTTATGAGCGCGCCGAGGCCGATCAGATCGAATACCACGCGGTCGGCCCGTTCGATCCGAAACTCGGCATCATCAAGAAACCCGGTAGCGGAAAACTCACCTACACGCAGGTTTTCGGCGACTGGTTGTGCGACATGGCCAAGGCCGATTCGCGCCTGCTTGCGGTCACGCCGGCGATGCGCGAAGGTTCCGGCCTCGTGCGTTTTTCCAAGGAATATGCCGAGCGCTATTTCGATGTCACGATCGCCGAACAACATGCGGTCACGCTTGCCGCCGGCATGGCCTGCGAAGGTGCGAAGCCGGTCGTCGCGATTTATTCCACTTTCCTGCAACGCGCCTACGATCAACTGATTCATGACGTCGCGCTGCAGAATCTTGATGTGTTGTTCGCGATCGATCGCGCTGGCATCGTCGGCCCGGATGGCGCCACGCACGCCGGCAGTTTTGATCTGAGTTACCTGCGCTGTATTCCGAACATGCTGGTGATGGCGCCGTCGGACGAAAACGAATGCCGGCAGATGCTAAGCACCGGTTTTCTGTTCGACGGCCCGGCGGCGGTGCGTTATCCGCGCGGCAACGGCCCCGGCGTGGCGATCACGCCAGACCTCGCTACTTTGGAAATCGGCAGGGCCGAGTTGCGTCGCAGTGGCAACGGCATCGCGTTGCTTGCCTTCGGGCCGTTGCTCGCGCCCGCGGAAATCATCGCGGCGGAACTCGACGCGACCGTCGTCAACATGCGGTTTGTCAAACCGCTGGACGAAACTCTGCTGCTCGAACTCGCGCGTTCGCATAGCGCATTAGTCACGCTCGAAGACAACGCGATTGCCGGTGGCGCCGGCAGCAGCGTCAGCGAATTGCTCGCCGCGCACGGCATCAACACGCCGGTGTTGCATCTCGGGTTGGCCGACAGTTATCTCGAACACGCCAGCCGCGAGCAATTGCTCAGCGAAGCCGGGCTGGATGTTGCCGGCATCCTTAGCGCCATCCTCAAACGCTGGCCGCAATTCGCACCTGCACAGGCGGGGTTGCGCAACGCGGTCTGA
- a CDS encoding HNH endonuclease: MLTQVRTRSDIHTTRVLSLDSSGRILDWISWQDAVCLYVRGAVAWTLGDPCLTIHGGLSRMSGEQSLIDLHPIVASRGHARGAAIDPSPGLTNAALFARDRMLCLYCGDLFHRGELTRDHVLPLSKGGLDLWENVVSACLHCNVRKGNRTPQQAAMPLLAVPYRPSWVEHLILSNRNILADQMEFLVSHLPKNKRVA; this comes from the coding sequence ATGCTGACGCAAGTGCGCACCCGGAGCGATATCCACACCACGCGAGTTCTGTCGCTGGATTCGAGCGGGCGTATTCTCGACTGGATCAGTTGGCAGGATGCTGTTTGTCTTTACGTTCGTGGCGCGGTCGCATGGACCCTCGGCGATCCGTGCCTGACCATCCATGGTGGCCTGAGCCGTATGAGCGGCGAACAAAGCCTGATCGACCTGCATCCGATTGTTGCCAGTCGCGGCCACGCACGCGGTGCGGCGATCGATCCGTCGCCGGGTTTGACGAATGCCGCGCTGTTCGCGCGTGATCGCATGTTATGTCTGTATTGCGGTGACTTGTTCCATCGCGGCGAACTGACCCGCGATCATGTATTGCCGCTGTCGAAAGGTGGCCTGGATTTGTGGGAGAACGTCGTCAGTGCCTGCCTGCATTGCAATGTACGCAAGGGCAATCGCACGCCGCAACAAGCGGCCATGCCATTGCTGGCGGTGCCATATCGGCCGAGCTGGGTAGAGCATCTTATTTTATCGAACCGCAATATTCTTGCCGATCAGATGGAATTTCTGGTCAGCCATTTGCCGAAGAACAAACGCGTCGCATAA
- a CDS encoding GNAT family N-acetyltransferase translates to MSDNEIHVRLAQADDDAFILSLVERFVEFDLPPWRSKRDCVNGIYRDIARHLSEQPAGSFLFVAENDDGELVGFLHLQKTLDFFTQHWNCHISDIAVPEGGDGKGIGRAMLAFTDSWAQQHDCRLITLSAFPGNTRARALYESCGFGADLIRMAKVTPPKHR, encoded by the coding sequence ATGAGCGATAACGAAATTCATGTGCGTCTGGCGCAGGCGGATGACGATGCGTTTATCCTGAGTCTGGTCGAACGGTTCGTCGAATTCGATCTGCCACCGTGGCGCAGCAAGCGCGATTGCGTCAACGGCATCTATCGCGATATCGCACGACATCTTTCCGAGCAACCCGCAGGATCGTTCTTGTTCGTCGCCGAAAACGATGACGGCGAACTGGTCGGATTCTTGCATCTGCAAAAGACCCTGGATTTTTTTACCCAGCACTGGAACTGCCATATCTCGGATATCGCGGTGCCCGAGGGCGGTGATGGCAAAGGCATCGGTCGCGCGATGCTCGCGTTCACCGATAGCTGGGCGCAGCAACACGATTGCCGCCTGATTACGCTTTCAGCATTTCCGGGTAATACGCGTGCGCGCGCACTTTACGAAAGCTGCGGATTTGGCGCTGATCTGATACGCATGGCCAAAGTCACTCCGCCGAAGCATCGCTGA